In Georgenia soli, a genomic segment contains:
- a CDS encoding LuxR C-terminal-related transcriptional regulator, with amino-acid sequence MTSTRPAVLREARGTAAAALYEEITTGPPARRAATLVGVGGSGKSALLADLADAYRSAGVETRLARSELDLKDLSTFGAVLIDDAHSLPEPAFEHVLRHWDQHDGDLVVAYRPWPVAPGLRRLVSALAEQRPPVVLGPLGPPEVLAYVGRSLRGPVPPAEVDRILHETGGMPWLVNRMVSAMRTTGLTSADVAASVALQVGHELEHLDAGLRDLLLASAVGFDLSGEAVPPVLTRSPAEGDALVSEAVAAGLMLHDGTVVPLVRSALLAVTPAYRVRPLQRALVDTLLAGGHSLNDVARELARTGLRHPHVARALESTADGALAQEPQLASELYEEATAAGADAVATAARRAQSAAQAGDLDRAGAIVEELLGHDNPPDLARAVDVGASVWAQRGMLARAADLYRWAGEERLGASAPLGAVAMLGTGDVEEAERMLAAGARLGSPTSLAVASALMAQGLWESVRGQPTRSLWMLVRASDTLTANGAAVPVPELPAVLAALVALNTGELGVAESVAEDALRGHQGGPASAPRLHLLRGWVAMLRDRPEEARAALREADGDLVPRDEMIRIALEVGLARRTDDAAGLVRGWARAREALLHFPVDLFSLLPLGELLLAGARLHEEQRLEPHLADAWQLLLRLGEPAVWAAPLHWCGVQAAILTGQPDRLAPHARGLVTAAATSSYAAVLATAGRAWVRVLSGDVDVTAVERAATGLAAVGLAWDGARLAGHAAARAPERSDMTRLLACARDLHPSAADARQDDGARTTPTGIPVGVVDETGLSAREKEVARLVLAGKTYREIGETIFISPRTAEHHIARIRRRLGVDTRAEMLTRLRALLGE; translated from the coding sequence ATGACGAGCACCCGGCCGGCCGTCCTCCGGGAGGCCCGCGGCACCGCGGCGGCCGCCCTCTACGAGGAGATCACCACGGGCCCACCGGCCCGCCGGGCGGCCACTCTCGTTGGGGTCGGCGGGTCCGGGAAGTCGGCACTGCTGGCAGACCTCGCCGACGCCTACCGCAGCGCGGGCGTCGAGACCCGGCTCGCGCGCTCAGAGCTCGACCTCAAGGACCTCTCCACCTTCGGGGCGGTCCTCATCGACGACGCCCACAGCCTGCCGGAACCGGCGTTCGAGCATGTGCTGCGCCACTGGGACCAGCACGACGGCGACCTCGTCGTCGCCTACCGGCCCTGGCCGGTCGCGCCGGGCCTGCGGCGGCTCGTCTCCGCCCTCGCCGAGCAGCGCCCCCCGGTCGTGCTGGGGCCGCTCGGCCCGCCGGAGGTGCTCGCCTACGTGGGCCGCAGCCTGCGCGGTCCGGTGCCTCCCGCCGAGGTCGACAGGATCCTCCACGAGACCGGCGGGATGCCGTGGCTGGTCAACCGCATGGTCTCCGCGATGCGCACCACCGGCCTCACCTCCGCCGACGTCGCGGCGTCCGTCGCGCTGCAGGTCGGCCACGAGCTCGAGCACCTCGACGCCGGCCTGCGGGACCTCCTGCTCGCCTCCGCCGTCGGCTTCGACCTCTCCGGCGAGGCCGTCCCGCCGGTGCTGACGCGGTCGCCCGCCGAGGGTGACGCCCTCGTCTCCGAGGCGGTCGCCGCCGGTCTCATGCTGCACGACGGCACGGTGGTGCCGCTGGTGCGCTCCGCGCTGCTCGCGGTCACCCCGGCCTACCGGGTCCGTCCGCTCCAGCGGGCGCTCGTCGACACGCTGCTGGCCGGCGGCCACTCCCTGAACGACGTCGCGCGCGAGCTCGCCCGGACCGGGCTGCGCCACCCCCACGTGGCCCGGGCGCTCGAGTCGACGGCGGACGGCGCGCTGGCGCAGGAGCCGCAGCTCGCCTCAGAGCTGTACGAGGAGGCGACGGCGGCCGGGGCCGACGCCGTGGCGACCGCCGCCCGGCGCGCCCAGTCGGCGGCGCAGGCCGGCGACCTCGACCGGGCGGGAGCGATCGTGGAGGAGCTGCTCGGCCACGACAACCCGCCCGACCTGGCCCGCGCCGTCGACGTGGGGGCCTCCGTGTGGGCGCAGCGCGGGATGCTGGCCCGCGCCGCTGACCTGTACCGCTGGGCGGGGGAGGAGCGGCTGGGCGCCTCGGCCCCCCTCGGCGCGGTCGCCATGCTCGGGACCGGTGACGTCGAGGAAGCCGAGCGCATGCTCGCCGCGGGGGCCAGGCTCGGCTCCCCGACCTCGCTCGCCGTCGCCTCGGCCCTCATGGCGCAGGGCCTGTGGGAGTCGGTCCGGGGCCAGCCGACGCGCTCGCTGTGGATGCTGGTCCGTGCCTCCGACACGCTCACCGCCAACGGCGCCGCCGTCCCGGTGCCGGAGCTGCCCGCCGTCCTCGCCGCCCTCGTGGCCCTGAACACCGGTGAGCTCGGCGTGGCGGAGTCCGTGGCCGAGGACGCGCTGCGCGGCCACCAGGGGGGCCCGGCGTCCGCCCCGCGCCTGCACCTCCTGCGCGGGTGGGTCGCCATGCTGCGCGACCGCCCCGAGGAGGCCCGTGCCGCGCTGCGCGAGGCCGACGGCGACCTCGTGCCGCGGGACGAGATGATCCGCATCGCGCTCGAGGTCGGGCTGGCACGGCGCACCGACGACGCCGCCGGCCTGGTCCGCGGCTGGGCGCGCGCCCGTGAGGCGCTCCTGCACTTCCCCGTCGACCTGTTCAGTCTCCTGCCGCTCGGCGAGCTGCTCCTGGCGGGGGCGCGCCTGCACGAGGAGCAGCGCCTCGAGCCGCACCTCGCCGACGCGTGGCAGCTGCTCCTGCGGCTCGGGGAACCGGCGGTGTGGGCGGCCCCGCTGCACTGGTGCGGGGTCCAGGCGGCCATTCTCACCGGCCAGCCGGACCGGCTCGCCCCGCACGCCCGCGGCCTGGTCACCGCCGCCGCCACCAGCTCCTACGCCGCCGTCCTGGCCACGGCAGGGCGGGCGTGGGTGCGGGTGCTCAGCGGCGACGTCGACGTCACCGCCGTCGAACGGGCCGCCACCGGCCTGGCCGCCGTCGGCCTGGCGTGGGACGGGGCGCGCCTGGCCGGCCACGCCGCCGCGCGGGCCCCCGAGCGGTCGGACATGACGAGGCTGCTCGCCTGCGCGCGGGACCTCCACCCCTCCGCCGCGGACGCGCGTCAGGACGACGGCGCACGCACCACCCCGACGGGGATCCCCGTGGGGGTGGTGGACGAGACCGGGCTCAGCGCCCGCGAGAAGGAGGTCGCCCGCCTGGTGCTGGCGGGCAAGACCTACCGGGAGATCGGCGAGACGATCTTCATCTCCCCGCGCACGGCCGAGCACCACATCGCCCGGATCCGCCGTCGCCTCGGCGTGGACACCCGCGCGGAGATGCTCACCCGGCTGCGGGCGCTGCTGGGGGAGTAG
- a CDS encoding Hsp70 family protein, whose protein sequence is MPYVLGIDIGTTSTVAASARPDGDPSPQLLWLGTRGPAVPSVVYLDEAGQALVGEAAERRTVSHPERVVREVKRRVGDTVPVSVGDIAVTPEDLYAAQARWVLDRAEEQEGEPPDAVAVAVPATWGSYRAGIVRDALADAGLPDVTLVSEPRAAARHYLAQPRVADGATVAVYDFGGGTFDAAVVRRSGPDGCEIIGRPEGLERLGGADLDELVLAHVAAAVGDALTDLSPQAPGALAALARLRRECTEAKEALSADAETTVPVLLPGLQTQVRIVRAELEELIAPAVEQTLDVLATALHSAEVAPEDLEAILLVGGSSRIPLVAELLSARFGRPVAVDTDPQASVALGAARAAAESLAVATAGSAAPALAAVGAFPRGWTVAAGSISEPTAFEDAVPGTTAETPDEAPARLVAAGGSFVPRQDPARRRHVTGVRVLAVSAAVLGITVVTSMAGQTPAVIEAGRSTLSSVVAKLGDSVQPDTPAAAAAEVDARAGGAGAPMATDASVFAGRRAHAQAIATTTPQETRPARSTDGAKSSDPRTPAVVEGPGKGSPAPSPRPSGTTGGGTGTKAPSSPSPTSPGTATPGTGTPSTPVPTTNPTTPPPTQVPTTPPPTTPPVTPEPTEPPTTNPTTPPTTQEPTEPPTTDPTTPPTTQEPTTPAATPTAAPSEASFPTTDPAPPSPSAGGG, encoded by the coding sequence ATGCCGTACGTGCTGGGCATCGACATCGGTACGACCTCCACGGTGGCCGCTTCCGCGCGCCCGGACGGCGACCCCTCGCCCCAGCTGCTCTGGCTCGGGACGCGCGGCCCCGCCGTCCCGTCCGTGGTGTACCTCGACGAGGCCGGCCAGGCCCTGGTCGGTGAGGCGGCCGAGCGCCGGACCGTCTCCCACCCGGAGCGCGTGGTCCGCGAGGTGAAGCGGCGGGTCGGGGACACGGTCCCGGTCTCGGTCGGCGACATCGCCGTGACCCCCGAGGACCTCTACGCGGCGCAGGCACGCTGGGTGCTCGACCGCGCCGAGGAGCAGGAGGGGGAGCCGCCCGACGCCGTCGCCGTGGCCGTCCCGGCCACGTGGGGCTCCTACCGTGCCGGCATCGTCCGCGACGCCCTGGCGGACGCCGGCCTGCCGGACGTGACTCTCGTGAGCGAGCCGCGCGCCGCGGCCCGGCACTACCTCGCCCAGCCGCGGGTGGCCGACGGCGCGACCGTCGCGGTCTACGACTTCGGCGGCGGGACCTTCGACGCGGCGGTCGTGCGCCGGTCCGGCCCCGACGGCTGCGAGATCATCGGTCGGCCGGAGGGGCTCGAACGACTGGGGGGCGCCGACCTCGACGAGCTGGTGCTCGCCCACGTGGCGGCCGCCGTCGGCGACGCCCTGACTGACCTCTCCCCGCAGGCGCCGGGCGCGCTCGCGGCCCTGGCCCGGCTCCGCCGCGAGTGCACCGAGGCGAAGGAGGCGCTCTCCGCCGACGCCGAGACCACGGTCCCGGTGCTCCTGCCCGGGCTGCAGACGCAGGTGCGGATCGTGCGGGCCGAGCTCGAGGAGCTGATCGCCCCGGCGGTCGAGCAGACGCTCGACGTGCTCGCGACCGCGCTCCACAGCGCCGAGGTGGCGCCGGAGGACCTGGAGGCGATCCTCCTCGTGGGCGGTTCGTCCCGCATCCCGCTCGTCGCCGAGCTGCTCTCGGCACGGTTCGGCCGCCCCGTCGCCGTCGACACCGACCCGCAGGCCTCCGTCGCGCTCGGGGCCGCCCGGGCGGCGGCCGAGTCGCTCGCGGTCGCGACGGCGGGGTCCGCGGCACCGGCCCTGGCGGCCGTCGGGGCGTTCCCGCGGGGGTGGACCGTCGCGGCCGGCTCCATCTCGGAGCCGACGGCGTTCGAGGACGCGGTGCCGGGCACGACCGCGGAGACCCCCGACGAGGCTCCGGCGCGCCTGGTCGCCGCGGGCGGTTCCTTCGTCCCGAGGCAGGATCCCGCACGCAGGCGGCACGTGACGGGCGTCCGGGTGCTGGCCGTCTCCGCCGCCGTCCTCGGCATCACCGTGGTGACCTCGATGGCGGGGCAGACGCCGGCGGTGATCGAGGCCGGGCGCAGCACGCTCTCCTCCGTCGTCGCCAAGCTGGGCGACTCGGTGCAGCCGGACACGCCGGCCGCCGCCGCGGCCGAGGTGGACGCCCGGGCAGGTGGGGCCGGGGCACCGATGGCCACCGACGCCAGCGTCTTCGCCGGGCGACGGGCGCACGCCCAGGCCATCGCCACCACGACGCCGCAGGAGACCCGACCCGCCCGGTCCACCGACGGCGCGAAGAGCTCCGACCCGCGCACCCCGGCGGTCGTCGAGGGGCCCGGGAAGGGCAGCCCCGCCCCGTCGCCGAGGCCGTCGGGCACCACAGGAGGTGGCACGGGGACGAAGGCGCCGTCGTCGCCGAGCCCGACCTCCCCCGGCACCGCCACGCCCGGCACGGGCACGCCCAGCACCCCCGTGCCGACCACGAACCCGACGACCCCTCCGCCCACGCAGGTGCCGACGACGCCGCCGCCGACGACCCCGCCCGTCACGCCGGAGCCGACCGAGCCGCCCACCACGAACCCGACGACGCCGCCGACGACGCAGGAGCCGACCGAGCCGCCCACCACGGACCCGACGACGCCGCCGACGACGCAGGAGCCGACGACGCCGGCGGCGACACCCACGGCCGCGCCGAGCGAGGCCTCCTTCCCGACGACCGACCCGGCGCCCCCGAGTCCCTCGGCCGGTGGAGGATGA
- a CDS encoding Maf family protein yields MTTLLLASASPARLATLRSAGIEPLVAVSSVDEPAVLARAAEEAAAAGLGTLPAAEQVLLLARAKARDVVASAPAAAQADLVLGCDSMLELDGGAGVEVVGRPVDAADAVARWRSMRGRSGRLHTGHWLVRGAHQVGATSTTLVHFADLSDAEIDAYVATGEPLRVAGAFTVDGLGGPFVTGIEGDHHGVVGLSLPLLRDLLARVGLTVPDLWDATVRA; encoded by the coding sequence GTGACCACGCTTCTGCTCGCCTCCGCCTCACCCGCCCGACTGGCCACCCTGCGCTCCGCCGGCATCGAGCCGCTGGTCGCGGTCTCGTCCGTCGACGAGCCCGCCGTGCTGGCCCGGGCGGCCGAGGAGGCCGCTGCCGCCGGGCTCGGCACGCTCCCGGCCGCCGAGCAGGTGCTGCTGCTGGCGCGGGCGAAGGCACGGGACGTGGTCGCCTCCGCGCCCGCGGCCGCGCAGGCGGACCTGGTGCTGGGCTGCGACTCCATGCTCGAGCTCGACGGCGGCGCCGGCGTGGAGGTGGTGGGCAGGCCTGTCGACGCCGCGGACGCGGTGGCCCGGTGGCGCTCGATGCGCGGCCGCTCCGGCCGGCTCCACACCGGGCACTGGCTGGTGCGCGGTGCGCATCAGGTGGGTGCGACCTCCACGACGCTCGTGCACTTCGCGGACCTCTCCGACGCCGAGATCGACGCCTACGTCGCCACCGGTGAGCCGCTGCGCGTCGCCGGCGCCTTCACCGTCGACGGCCTCGGCGGGCCGTTCGTCACCGGCATCGAGGGCGACCACCACGGAGTCGTGGGCCTGAGCCTGCCGCTGCTGCGGGACCTGCTCGCCCGCGTGGGCCTGACGGTCCCCGACCTGTGGGACGCCACCGTGCGGGCGTGA
- a CDS encoding DUF6157 family protein translates to MLFTVHALREGIAEPERVRAREEFFARPQACLRSSPLGKTYGWGTHHDAEGRVALVGVETERYRLLAAGRDEADRPLTVVRAMRRSRR, encoded by the coding sequence GTGCTGTTCACCGTGCACGCGCTGCGGGAGGGCATCGCCGAGCCGGAGCGCGTGCGGGCGAGGGAGGAGTTCTTCGCCCGCCCGCAGGCGTGCCTGCGCTCCTCGCCGCTCGGCAAGACCTACGGCTGGGGGACGCACCACGACGCCGAGGGGCGGGTGGCGCTCGTCGGCGTGGAGACCGAGCGCTACCGGCTCCTCGCGGCGGGCCGCGACGAGGCGGACCGTCCCCTCACGGTCGTCAGGGCCATGCGCCGCTCCCGGCGCTGA
- a CDS encoding DUF6157 family protein, which translates to MGTTNYKDTFIAVAEDSTAVASEEPPARARPTVASLTYELLRGAPPYT; encoded by the coding sequence ATGGGAACGACGAACTACAAGGACACGTTCATCGCCGTCGCGGAGGACAGCACCGCCGTCGCGAGCGAGGAACCACCCGCCCGGGCACGGCCCACCGTCGCGTCGCTCACGTACGAGCTGCTCCGTGGGGCGCCGCCGTACACTTAA
- a CDS encoding uracil-DNA glycosylase has protein sequence MTGVPDLAAPLPHPVTGRLFASPVPPGTGWPGDPASPTTAVATSAEEVAVLAAAARDVADVDALVSVCRACPRLVAWRESVATTGRRASFANQPYWGRPGPGFGDRRPRVLVVGLAPAANGTNRTGRLFTGDRSGDWIYAALHRAGYASQATSVAAGDGLELTGLRIVSAVRCAPPANRPTPEERRTCGTWLDRELDLVTPGLESMLALGAIGWDAALAAARRLGWEVPRPRPRFGHGAETVLRTRDGRPVRLLGSYHVSQQNTFTGKLTEEMLDAVIARL, from the coding sequence ATGACGGGCGTGCCCGACCTCGCTGCGCCCCTGCCCCACCCCGTCACCGGCCGGCTCTTCGCCTCGCCCGTGCCCCCGGGGACCGGCTGGCCCGGCGATCCAGCCTCACCGACGACGGCGGTCGCGACCTCCGCGGAGGAGGTCGCCGTGCTCGCCGCGGCCGCGCGGGACGTGGCCGACGTCGACGCGCTCGTCTCCGTCTGCCGGGCGTGCCCGCGGCTCGTCGCCTGGCGCGAGAGCGTCGCGACCACGGGGCGCCGGGCCTCCTTCGCGAACCAGCCCTACTGGGGCCGGCCCGGGCCGGGGTTCGGCGACCGGCGGCCCCGGGTGCTCGTCGTCGGCCTCGCCCCTGCCGCCAACGGCACGAACCGCACGGGCCGGCTGTTCACCGGGGACCGGAGCGGGGACTGGATCTACGCGGCGCTGCACCGCGCCGGTTACGCGAGCCAGGCCACGTCGGTCGCCGCCGGGGACGGCCTGGAGCTGACCGGCCTGCGGATCGTCTCCGCCGTCCGGTGCGCGCCGCCCGCGAACCGGCCCACGCCCGAGGAGCGGCGCACCTGCGGCACCTGGCTCGACCGGGAGCTGGACCTCGTCACGCCCGGCCTGGAGTCGATGCTGGCGCTGGGCGCCATCGGGTGGGACGCCGCACTGGCCGCCGCGAGGCGGCTCGGCTGGGAGGTGCCGCGCCCCAGGCCGCGGTTCGGGCACGGGGCGGAGACGGTCCTGCGCACGCGCGACGGGCGTCCGGTGCGCCTGCTGGGCAGCTACCACGTCAGCCAGCAGAACACCTTCACGGGGAAGCTCACCGAGGAGATGCTGGACGCCGTCATCGCCCGGCTGTGA
- a CDS encoding acetyl/propionyl/methylcrotonyl-CoA carboxylase subunit alpha — protein sequence MPSTSTQPGQLRPLRKVLIANRGEIAVRVARACADAGVATVGVYADPDRDALHVKLCDEAFALGGMRAAETYLDSGKILDVARRSGADAVHPGYGFLSENADFARAVIDAGLVWIGPPPAAIEALGDKVTARHIAQQVGAPLVPGTADPVAGADEVLAFADEFGLPVAIKAAYGGGGRGLKVARTREEIPDLFDSAVREATAAFGRGECFVERFLDRPRHVETQCLADVAGNVVVVSTRDCSLQRRHQKLVEEAPAPFLSAEQEHQLVEASKAILKAAGYVGAGTCEFLVGVDGTISFLEVNTRLQVEHPVSEEITGIDLVREQLRLAAGEELGNDSVPARGHSIELRINGEDPASGFMPAPGTITSLTWPSGPGVRVDSGVVGGDSVSGAFDSMLAKIIVTGATRTQAIERARRALRETEIVGLPTVLPFHRSVLTEPDFVADGGAETFRVHTTWIENDYAERLRALPSSRPEALPPTPEPTDPEPTERVVVEVGGKRLEVVLPAGLGISGGLRGSSRRPVRRSSGRTAASAGTNGAALTSPMQGTIVKVAVADGEIVAAGDLVVVLEAMKMEQPLVAHRAGRVHGMAAAVGQNVATGAVICQIDPMEDASAN from the coding sequence ATGCCGAGCACCTCCACCCAGCCGGGCCAGCTTCGCCCGCTCCGGAAGGTGCTCATCGCCAACCGCGGCGAGATCGCCGTCCGGGTGGCCCGGGCCTGCGCCGACGCCGGCGTGGCCACGGTCGGGGTGTACGCGGACCCGGACCGCGACGCCCTGCACGTCAAGCTGTGCGACGAGGCGTTCGCGCTGGGCGGCATGCGCGCCGCGGAGACGTACCTCGACTCCGGCAAGATCCTCGACGTCGCGCGCCGCTCCGGCGCCGACGCCGTCCACCCCGGCTACGGCTTCCTCTCCGAGAACGCCGACTTCGCGCGCGCGGTGATCGACGCGGGCCTGGTGTGGATCGGTCCGCCCCCGGCGGCCATCGAGGCCCTCGGCGACAAGGTCACCGCCCGCCACATCGCCCAGCAGGTCGGTGCGCCGCTGGTGCCCGGGACCGCCGACCCCGTGGCCGGCGCGGACGAGGTCCTCGCCTTCGCCGACGAGTTCGGCCTGCCGGTGGCCATCAAGGCGGCCTACGGCGGCGGCGGGCGCGGCCTGAAGGTCGCGCGCACCCGGGAGGAGATCCCGGACCTGTTCGACTCCGCCGTCCGGGAGGCCACCGCGGCGTTCGGGCGCGGGGAGTGCTTCGTCGAGCGGTTCCTCGACCGGCCCCGCCACGTCGAGACGCAGTGCCTGGCCGACGTCGCCGGCAACGTCGTCGTCGTCTCCACCCGTGACTGCTCGCTGCAGCGCCGGCACCAGAAGCTGGTCGAGGAGGCCCCGGCACCCTTCCTCTCCGCCGAGCAGGAGCACCAGCTCGTCGAGGCGTCGAAGGCGATCCTGAAGGCCGCCGGGTACGTCGGCGCCGGCACGTGCGAGTTCCTCGTCGGCGTCGACGGGACGATCTCCTTCCTCGAGGTCAACACGCGCCTCCAGGTCGAGCACCCCGTCAGCGAGGAGATCACCGGCATCGACCTCGTGCGCGAGCAGCTGCGCCTCGCCGCCGGCGAGGAGCTCGGCAACGACTCCGTCCCGGCACGCGGGCACTCCATCGAGCTGCGCATCAACGGCGAGGACCCCGCCTCCGGCTTCATGCCGGCGCCCGGGACCATCACCTCCCTGACGTGGCCCTCCGGCCCGGGGGTGCGCGTCGACTCGGGCGTCGTCGGCGGCGACTCCGTCTCCGGCGCGTTCGACTCGATGCTCGCCAAGATCATCGTCACCGGCGCCACGCGCACCCAGGCGATCGAGCGGGCACGCCGCGCGCTGCGCGAGACCGAGATCGTCGGGCTGCCCACCGTCCTGCCGTTCCACCGGTCGGTGCTCACCGAGCCCGACTTCGTCGCCGACGGCGGCGCGGAGACCTTCCGGGTGCACACCACCTGGATCGAGAACGACTACGCCGAACGCCTGCGGGCGCTGCCCTCCTCCCGGCCGGAGGCGCTCCCGCCCACCCCGGAGCCCACCGACCCGGAACCCACCGAGCGCGTCGTCGTCGAGGTGGGCGGCAAGCGCCTCGAGGTCGTCCTGCCGGCCGGTCTCGGGATCTCCGGCGGTCTGCGCGGGTCCTCCCGGCGGCCCGTGCGCCGCTCTTCCGGGCGCACGGCGGCCTCCGCCGGCACCAACGGCGCGGCGCTGACCTCCCCCATGCAGGGCACGATCGTGAAGGTGGCCGTGGCCGACGGCGAGATCGTCGCGGCCGGCGACCTCGTCGTCGTCCTCGAGGCCATGAAGATGGAGCAGCCGCTGGTGGCGCACCGCGCGGGGCGGGTGCACGGCATGGCGGCCGCCGTCGGGCAGAACGTGGCCACCGGTGCGGTCATCTGCCAGATCGACCCCATGGAAGACGCCTCGGCGAACTGA